A DNA window from Nisaea sediminum contains the following coding sequences:
- a CDS encoding DUF2312 domain-containing protein, with protein sequence MTIGHNTVAADQLRSYVERIERLIEEKEAIAADIKDVYAEAKGNGFAPNIIKAVVKIRKMKPEDRKEAEGLLATYLHALGMESNLPLFKFAGLASIDTAVREQVIEAMKDLVPPFEAGDITVNMGGKPFRLWRDKDQAVQVEEVAPRPVRDDPAPTPSVRRKKDVPDVDDSGAFELGKEYARGNRPVIDNPFPAGDSRRGKFDEGWRAETGSDGMGPDGGE encoded by the coding sequence GTGACCATCGGACACAACACAGTCGCGGCTGACCAGCTGCGCTCCTATGTCGAGCGCATCGAACGCCTGATCGAAGAAAAAGAGGCCATCGCGGCGGACATCAAGGATGTCTACGCCGAGGCCAAGGGCAACGGTTTCGCGCCGAACATCATCAAGGCCGTGGTCAAGATCCGGAAGATGAAGCCGGAAGACCGGAAGGAAGCCGAAGGGCTGCTGGCCACCTACCTGCACGCCCTCGGCATGGAATCCAACCTGCCGCTGTTCAAGTTCGCGGGCCTCGCGTCGATCGATACGGCCGTGCGCGAGCAGGTCATCGAAGCGATGAAAGATCTGGTTCCGCCGTTCGAGGCCGGCGACATCACCGTCAACATGGGCGGAAAGCCCTTCCGCCTCTGGCGGGACAAGGACCAGGCGGTGCAGGTCGAAGAGGTCGCCCCCCGCCCGGTGCGCGATGATCCGGCACCGACGCCGAGCGTTCGGCGGAAGAAGGACGTCCCGGACGTTGACGATTCCGGCGCCTTCGAGCTCGGCAAGGAATATGCCCGGGGCAACCGGCCGGTGATCGACAACCCGTTCCCGGCCGGGGATTCCCGGCGCGGCAAGTTCGATGAAGGCTGGCGCGCCGAAACCGGCTCCGACGGCATGGGTCCCGACGGGGGCGAGTGA
- a CDS encoding ASCH domain-containing protein, with product MKALTIHQPWADAIAYGHKPVENRSWPTSYRGPLLIHAGLTWSDDGAAFIRRMLPAADAEALITAALKRRGGYVGRAILSDCVRNFLSPWFVGPRGFVLTNAEAFPAAVPARGHQGLFHVPQDVCDALPLPVAKGEA from the coding sequence ATGAAGGCGCTGACCATTCATCAGCCGTGGGCCGATGCGATCGCATACGGCCACAAGCCGGTGGAAAACCGCAGCTGGCCGACCTCCTATCGCGGGCCGCTGCTGATCCATGCCGGGCTGACCTGGAGCGACGACGGGGCGGCCTTCATCCGCCGGATGCTCCCGGCCGCCGATGCGGAGGCGCTTATCACCGCGGCTCTCAAGCGCCGTGGCGGCTATGTCGGCCGGGCGATCCTCTCCGACTGCGTGCGGAACTTTCTCAGCCCGTGGTTCGTCGGGCCGCGCGGTTTCGTCCTGACGAACGCCGAAGCCTTCCCGGCGGCGGTGCCGGCGCGCGGCCACCAGGGCCTCTTCCATGTCCCGCAAGACGTTTGCGACGCGCTGCCCCTGCCGGTGGCGAAGGGGGAAGCATGA
- a CDS encoding helix-turn-helix domain-containing protein gives MLKIQHIWTMSKKSNRNSQKPGGDNASFEAISRRLKVLMAAHGIHKQNEFARIIGEEPPKINNYLNANARPALNTAIKIRETFGVTLDWIYLGDLGGLPFTKSQILSEAENKLPEPER, from the coding sequence GTGCTGAAAATTCAACACATTTGGACCATGAGCAAAAAATCAAACCGCAATAGCCAGAAGCCCGGAGGCGACAATGCGTCGTTCGAGGCCATCTCGCGCCGGCTTAAGGTGTTGATGGCCGCTCACGGGATTCACAAGCAAAACGAGTTTGCCCGCATAATCGGCGAAGAACCGCCGAAAATTAACAATTACCTCAACGCAAATGCGCGACCGGCGTTGAATACGGCCATTAAAATCCGTGAGACCTTCGGTGTTACCCTCGACTGGATCTATCTGGGCGACCTTGGCGGATTGCCGTTCACAAAATCCCAGATTTTGAGCGAAGCGGAGAACAAACTCCCGGAACCGGAAAGGTAG
- a CDS encoding GNAT family protein, with amino-acid sequence MLTQETDAATEAAAAAAWAEISDNGASILTRATGQRIQPETPIHMVRTLLTGFELAALSRFRKYASTGECRYAAAMLVALGFGPDLQRTRPGKALLKTLDSYGIDNVLRRDIANAWLEV; translated from the coding sequence ATGCTGACACAGGAAACCGACGCCGCTACGGAGGCTGCCGCAGCGGCAGCGTGGGCGGAGATCTCCGACAACGGCGCCAGCATCCTTACCCGGGCCACCGGTCAAAGGATCCAGCCTGAAACGCCCATTCACATGGTTCGCACGCTTCTGACCGGCTTCGAGCTTGCGGCGCTGTCCCGCTTCCGCAAATACGCGAGCACCGGCGAATGCCGCTATGCGGCCGCCATGCTGGTCGCTCTCGGCTTCGGGCCGGACCTGCAGCGCACGCGCCCGGGCAAGGCGCTGCTGAAGACACTCGACAGCTACGGCATCGACAATGTGCTGCGGCGGGACATCGCCAACGCCTGGCTCGAGGTCTAG